One Paraburkholderia sp. IMGN_8 DNA window includes the following coding sequences:
- a CDS encoding biopolymer transporter ExbD — protein MAMSVGQEDNDEVISSINTTPLVDVMLVLLIIFLITIPVVTHTVPVQLPKETIQPLQTTPKSIVIAVNRDGDFFWNEKQVDAPTLLARLKTASVMTPQPEVHVRGDQSARYEFIGRVITACERAGIAKVSFITEPPARGG, from the coding sequence ATGGCTATGAGCGTTGGGCAGGAAGATAACGACGAGGTCATCTCCAGTATCAATACCACGCCGCTCGTCGATGTGATGCTGGTCCTGTTGATCATCTTTCTGATCACGATTCCGGTGGTGACGCATACGGTGCCGGTGCAACTGCCGAAGGAGACGATCCAGCCGCTGCAAACGACGCCCAAAAGTATCGTCATTGCGGTCAATCGCGACGGCGATTTCTTCTGGAACGAGAAGCAGGTCGATGCGCCTACGCTGCTGGCACGCCTGAAAACCGCGTCGGTCATGACGCCGCAACCGGAGGTGCACGTTCGCGGTGACCAGAGCGCCCGTTATGAATTCATCGGCCGGGTCATTACCGCGTGCGAGCGCGCCGGTATCGCCAAGGTTTCATTTATCACTGAGCCGCCCGCGCGCGGCGGCTAG
- a CDS encoding cupin domain-containing protein produces MVLPLDNKAQVAVSIGSKIRALRQRLKRTLDEVATTAGISKPFLSQVERGHATPSITSLVGIARALGVTVQYFVDTPTEDKSVRRGNELKYFGFDGTANLFGRLTNLSVGSKLEVILVRMPVGQNPSEVTTHAGEEFLYVMSGQISLTLEGTTFVLQAGDTAHYESTVPHAWANTAREEAVVVWVGTPRLF; encoded by the coding sequence ATGGTTTTGCCACTCGATAACAAGGCACAGGTCGCAGTTTCTATAGGAAGCAAAATCCGCGCGCTTCGCCAACGGCTCAAGCGCACGCTGGACGAGGTGGCAACAACTGCGGGAATTTCCAAGCCCTTTTTGTCGCAGGTAGAACGGGGGCACGCAACGCCTTCGATTACATCGCTAGTCGGCATTGCTCGAGCTTTAGGTGTCACGGTGCAGTACTTCGTCGACACGCCGACCGAAGACAAGTCGGTGCGTAGAGGGAATGAGCTGAAGTATTTCGGATTTGACGGGACCGCGAATCTTTTTGGACGGCTGACGAATCTGTCGGTCGGCAGCAAGCTGGAAGTCATTCTCGTCAGGATGCCGGTGGGGCAAAATCCGTCGGAAGTCACGACGCATGCAGGGGAAGAGTTTTTGTATGTGATGAGCGGCCAGATATCGCTCACGTTAGAAGGTACAACGTTCGTATTGCAGGCAGGTGACACTGCGCATTACGAGTCCACCGTGCCTCACGCCTGGGCCAATACGGCCCGCGAAGAAGCGGTGGTCGTGTGGGTGGGCACGCCAAGATTGTTTTAG
- a CDS encoding biopolymer transporter ExbD: MGMNVSSGGGSAEPDVMVDINTTPLIDVMLVLLIMLIITIPIQTHAIKMNLPVGNPPPPITQPEVVQIDIDFDGTTTWNGQPVPNRAALESRLAQVAAEPVQAEIHLRPNKLVPYKDVAEVMASAQRLGATKIGLIGNEQYMQ; encoded by the coding sequence ATGGGGATGAACGTATCTTCGGGCGGTGGCAGTGCTGAACCGGATGTGATGGTCGATATCAACACCACGCCGCTGATCGACGTAATGCTGGTGTTGCTGATCATGTTGATCATCACGATTCCGATCCAGACGCATGCCATCAAGATGAACTTGCCGGTCGGCAATCCGCCGCCGCCGATCACGCAGCCGGAAGTGGTGCAAATCGATATCGATTTCGACGGCACCACGACCTGGAATGGCCAGCCTGTGCCGAATCGGGCGGCGCTCGAATCCAGGCTGGCCCAGGTGGCGGCCGAACCGGTCCAGGCGGAAATCCATCTGCGGCCTAACAAGCTGGTGCCGTACAAAGACGTCGCGGAGGTGATGGCGTCCGCGCAACGACTGGGCGCGACGAAAATCGGCCTGATCGGCAACGAGCAGTACATGCAATAG
- a CDS encoding tetratricopeptide repeat protein, with protein MLTIHQRFKRAVIAAAVGGLSALVVLPVASHAADTLRPDVAKPLNAAQDLYRAHKYKDALTKIDQADAVAGKTPYESYMVQEMRGAAAAAAGESGVAAQAYETLLGSGRLSGADEQRTTAALAGIYFQQKNYAQAAKVAQRYLKSGGSDPDMRTLLVQSYYLANDCGNVVSLLKPSVDAQVRAGHAPDESQLQLLGTCAQRVKDDATYRSTLEKLVAYHPKQSYWDDLFTAIRSKPGYSSALDIDTYRLRRAIGSLTTADDYMEMTQLAIVAGTTAEGKQVIDQGFTSGVLGHDAQSDREKRLQALAAKRAHAPVDPANPVAPVDVGFNQVFAGQTKQGLMAMDAAIAKGGVDHPDQAQLHLGEAYYIAGEKARAVQTFRAVKGTDGSADLARLWVLVASK; from the coding sequence ATGCTAACGATCCATCAACGGTTCAAGCGCGCCGTCATTGCGGCCGCTGTCGGAGGGCTGTCTGCGCTCGTCGTGCTGCCGGTCGCGTCTCATGCCGCGGACACCTTGCGGCCGGATGTGGCGAAGCCGCTGAACGCCGCGCAGGATTTGTATCGCGCGCACAAGTACAAGGATGCGTTGACGAAGATCGATCAGGCGGATGCCGTGGCGGGCAAAACGCCCTATGAAAGCTACATGGTCCAGGAGATGCGCGGCGCTGCTGCTGCGGCAGCCGGCGAATCCGGCGTAGCTGCTCAAGCCTACGAAACCTTGCTGGGTTCCGGACGCTTGAGCGGCGCTGACGAGCAGCGCACCACCGCGGCGCTCGCAGGCATCTACTTCCAGCAGAAAAACTACGCACAGGCAGCGAAGGTCGCGCAGCGCTATCTGAAATCGGGCGGCAGCGATCCCGACATGCGGACTTTGCTTGTGCAGTCCTACTACCTGGCAAATGATTGCGGCAATGTCGTGAGCCTGCTTAAGCCGAGCGTCGATGCGCAAGTGCGTGCCGGTCACGCACCCGACGAATCGCAGCTGCAATTGCTCGGCACTTGCGCGCAACGCGTGAAAGATGACGCGACCTACCGCAGCACGCTCGAAAAGCTGGTCGCCTATCATCCGAAGCAGTCTTACTGGGACGATCTGTTCACTGCGATCCGCAGCAAGCCCGGCTATTCGTCGGCGCTCGATATCGACACGTATCGGCTGCGCCGTGCGATCGGCTCGCTCACCACCGCCGACGACTACATGGAGATGACCCAGCTCGCGATCGTGGCGGGTACCACGGCTGAAGGCAAACAGGTCATCGATCAGGGCTTTACGTCAGGCGTTCTGGGTCACGATGCGCAGTCGGATCGCGAGAAGCGGTTGCAGGCGCTCGCCGCGAAACGGGCGCACGCACCTGTCGATCCCGCGAACCCCGTCGCACCTGTCGACGTCGGCTTCAACCAGGTCTTCGCCGGTCAGACCAAGCAAGGTCTCATGGCAATGGACGCAGCGATCGCGAAGGGTGGAGTCGATCACCCGGACCAGGCGCAACTGCATCTCGGCGAGGCGTACTACATCGCAGGCGAAAAAGCGCGTGCAGTGCAAACCTTCCGCGCGGTGAAGGGCACCGACGGTTCGGCCGACCTCGCCCGTTTGTGGGTGCTGGTTGCGTCGAAGTAA
- a CDS encoding TonB-dependent receptor has protein sequence MKQRALALAIKRIIWAELALSAAIAVPAFAQSQPATTGTAAGATTTESTPAAAAAPASGAAATPSADNNTATPSGKGVQQLKKFEVTGSLIRSSDKVGFNQVQTVTQKDIVNSGATTVADFLRTTSANSANSWSEGQSGNFAAGAAGIALRGLSEKYTLVLVDGQRVAPFAFFSNSVDSFFDLNTLPLNSIDRIEIVKTGAVSQYGSDAIAGVVNIITKHNFQGLQLDGSYGSAINGGGGAGTTKFGVLGGFGDLNSDRFNVTAAASYYKSNGFTLADRDSTRNQDFTNQPGGLSLLAPSYWSMPGGGVQALSNCPFGGSVRPAATNSLTAGSAGTVCGFNTAEGMSIAPMTERLNAKLHADFKINDKTTAFGDFLISSNTTTTNDGLWNNVVGNPQVPALVWNPQTKLLSPFNTVVPASNPYNPFGVATPLTYAFPNTVAEKTYATYWRASTGIKGSFDLPNGEWDWATSISHSQSTVANTYTNQLNPTVLTDIYQNGTLNFANPSATPNAFNGLYMDANNLGISKLDTVDATLSTPELFHLPAGDVGLGFGAQFTHQSEVLTPGAEFQQGLVTNPNLQTVNGQRNVAAVYYQIDIPIVRNLTFSQSGRYDHYSDVGGAFSPRFALRYQPVQALTMYTSYNRGFRAPTFVEDSKSQTMGIQVDPNTGQNYTSITEGNPKLAAERTRNFNIGFQLSPTRTTDVGFDWYKIRVDNVIGQGSPSQVVTDPATGALLYKVIPYQNLGYLDTNGFEGTFRQALPTKVGTFTLSGDWAYVDSFKIGFPGRSPVNGAGNNFTITQPFGGSFPRWRGNTTLDWTYHKFDAALTWQFTGPYAQNLVPAPTRVGSYSQFNLMMTYTGFKNWTIFGGIDNIFNRTPPYDPIFANGTLDQNGYDQSLYTYIGRFAQIGATYKF, from the coding sequence ATGAAACAAAGGGCATTGGCGCTGGCCATCAAAAGAATAATCTGGGCTGAACTGGCGTTGTCGGCCGCAATCGCCGTACCGGCGTTTGCGCAAAGCCAGCCGGCCACGACAGGAACCGCGGCGGGCGCGACGACAACGGAAAGCACGCCGGCAGCGGCAGCGGCTCCCGCATCGGGCGCCGCTGCAACGCCGTCCGCGGACAACAACACCGCGACGCCGTCTGGCAAAGGCGTCCAGCAACTGAAGAAGTTCGAAGTGACCGGTTCACTGATTCGCAGCTCCGACAAGGTCGGCTTCAATCAGGTGCAGACGGTTACGCAGAAAGACATTGTGAATAGCGGCGCCACGACCGTCGCCGATTTTCTGCGCACGACCTCGGCCAACTCGGCGAATAGCTGGAGCGAAGGTCAGTCCGGCAACTTTGCCGCGGGCGCCGCGGGTATCGCCCTGCGCGGCCTCAGCGAAAAATACACGCTTGTGTTGGTGGATGGACAGCGCGTTGCGCCGTTCGCGTTCTTCTCGAACAGCGTCGACTCCTTCTTCGACCTGAACACGCTGCCGTTGAACTCCATCGACCGCATCGAAATCGTGAAGACCGGCGCCGTGTCGCAGTACGGTTCGGACGCCATTGCGGGTGTGGTCAACATCATTACGAAGCACAACTTCCAGGGGTTGCAACTCGATGGCAGCTACGGCAGCGCCATCAACGGTGGCGGTGGCGCCGGCACGACCAAATTCGGCGTGCTCGGCGGCTTCGGCGATCTCAACTCCGATCGCTTCAACGTTACGGCCGCCGCGAGCTACTACAAGTCAAATGGCTTCACGCTCGCGGACCGCGACTCGACGCGCAATCAGGATTTCACCAACCAGCCGGGCGGTCTCTCGTTGCTCGCGCCGTCGTACTGGAGCATGCCCGGCGGCGGCGTGCAGGCGTTGAGCAACTGTCCGTTCGGCGGTTCGGTGCGTCCTGCAGCCACCAATTCGCTGACTGCGGGATCGGCGGGCACGGTTTGCGGCTTCAACACCGCGGAAGGCATGTCCATCGCGCCGATGACCGAGCGTCTGAACGCGAAGCTTCACGCCGACTTCAAGATCAACGATAAGACGACCGCGTTCGGGGACTTCCTGATCAGCAGCAACACGACCACCACCAACGACGGTCTGTGGAACAACGTTGTCGGCAATCCGCAGGTCCCCGCACTTGTGTGGAATCCGCAGACGAAGCTGCTTTCCCCGTTCAACACGGTGGTGCCGGCGAGCAACCCGTACAACCCGTTCGGCGTTGCCACGCCGCTCACGTATGCGTTCCCGAACACGGTAGCGGAAAAGACGTATGCCACGTACTGGCGCGCGTCCACGGGCATCAAGGGCTCGTTCGACCTGCCGAACGGCGAATGGGATTGGGCGACGTCGATCAGCCACTCGCAAAGCACGGTCGCTAACACCTACACGAACCAGCTGAACCCCACCGTACTGACCGACATTTACCAGAACGGCACGCTGAATTTCGCGAATCCGTCGGCGACACCGAACGCGTTCAACGGGCTGTACATGGACGCGAACAACCTGGGTATCTCGAAGCTCGATACCGTTGACGCGACGCTGTCGACGCCGGAACTCTTCCATCTGCCGGCGGGCGACGTGGGTCTCGGCTTCGGTGCGCAGTTCACGCACCAGAGCGAAGTACTCACGCCGGGTGCGGAATTCCAGCAAGGCCTGGTCACCAATCCGAATCTCCAGACGGTGAACGGCCAGCGCAACGTGGCGGCCGTGTATTACCAGATTGACATTCCGATTGTGCGTAACCTGACGTTCAGCCAGTCGGGTCGTTACGACCACTACAGCGATGTCGGCGGTGCGTTCTCGCCGCGCTTCGCGCTGCGCTATCAGCCGGTTCAGGCGCTCACGATGTACACCTCGTACAATCGCGGCTTCCGTGCGCCGACGTTCGTTGAAGACAGCAAGTCGCAAACGATGGGTATCCAGGTGGACCCGAACACCGGCCAGAACTACACCTCGATCACGGAGGGTAATCCGAAACTGGCGGCGGAGCGCACGCGTAACTTCAACATCGGCTTCCAGCTGTCGCCGACCCGTACGACCGATGTCGGCTTCGACTGGTACAAGATTCGCGTCGATAACGTGATCGGCCAGGGCTCGCCTTCGCAGGTGGTCACCGACCCGGCAACGGGCGCCCTCCTGTACAAGGTCATTCCGTACCAGAACCTCGGCTACCTCGACACGAACGGTTTCGAAGGCACGTTCCGCCAGGCGCTACCGACGAAGGTCGGTACGTTTACCCTGTCGGGTGACTGGGCTTACGTGGACAGCTTCAAGATCGGCTTCCCGGGTAGATCGCCGGTGAACGGTGCAGGTAACAACTTCACCATCACGCAGCCGTTCGGCGGCAGCTTCCCGCGCTGGAGAGGCAACACTACCCTGGACTGGACGTACCACAAGTTCGACGCAGCGTTGACGTGGCAGTTCACGGGGCCGTACGCGCAGAATCTGGTGCCGGCGCCGACCAGAGTGGGATCGTACAGCCAGTTCAACCTGATGATGACGTACACGGGCTTCAAGAACTGGACGATCTTCGGCGGCATCGACAACATCTTCAACCGGACGCCGCCGTACGATCCGATCTTTGCGAATGGTACGTTGGATCAGAACGGCTACGACCAATCGCTGTATACGTACATTGGCCGCTTCGCCCAGATCGGCGCAACGTACAAGTTCTGA